The sequence below is a genomic window from Bacteroidales bacterium.
ATTCTTAACCTCAATGCAGTTTAAAACTGATTCCTGTAGTGATGGTAAAAGCATTGCCGGTAATTTTCAGGCCGGTGCTGTTTTCTGAAGGCTCAGTATCAATGATTCCGGTAAAATCCGGCTGTCCCTGTAACTCTAACAGGATACCCACCTTGCCCAGCTGATAAACAACACCTCCACCATAGGTCAACCCCAGTATCCATTTTTTTGATTCAGCAGGAACCATTTCATTATGATCTGACTGATACGCCAGGCGGTAATCGACCCTTGGGCCTAGTAAGGCGTAGAACCCGAACTTATTCAGATTATAAAAAGCTTTCAGCATAGGCGAAAGACACAGGTGGTGATAGCTGGTTTTATACGTTGTGTATGTACCATTTCCTTCCGGAAATTCCGGACTGGTATTCAGAACTGTGTAATGCATCCCTTTCTGGAAATAGCCCAGGTCGGTGGTGAAGCTTAGATAACGGGACTTTATAGCTCCGCGGAGAGAATACCGCAGAAACCTGCTTTGTAATCATATGCTGTCTCTTTAGAGATGGATTTGTACTTCCAGGTTTGGTTCGCCAGGGAGATACCAGCCTTAATACCCACACTCTCAAGCACCTGGGCTTGGGCAGAGGAAAGAATAAGTAAAACGAATGTGAATAAAGTAATTTTCTTCATAACAATAAATTTCTAAGTTTAAGAGTGACATACAAAGGATAATATTGAAGCATATATTGATTAAAATTATACAAAATATCACTTCTTAGTAAGAGAAGAATTCAAAACTCTTTGCTGGTTTATTCACATTCTAATTCCCTGAAGCGTTAGAATTGTAAATTCCTGAAGGCTGAATTCTTGAACTCTGGATTCTTGTATTCTGGATTCTTGAATTCTGGATTCTTGAATTCTTCATCTCCATTCAATAACCATTCTTATGTGAAATTTTAACATGCCTTTAATCATAACGCAAAAACCTGGAAACTTGTCCATTGGATTCGATACGTGAAATAGATTCCAAAAAACTCTTACTGTTATATTTTAGGATAAACTTCGTTTTCATCGCCCAGGTATCGCTTGAACCCGAATAATCAAATCTGTTTAATTCTGATAGCCGAAATTCTGAATCATAAATAAAAGAAAATCTCACTTTTTCATTCGTATTCCTGTTCGTCAATTCCATTTTAGCCAGGTGTGAAGAACCATCATAGTCATAGGTTACATTCACTTTATTATCTCCAAGATCAATGCTCTTTTCAACAATGGCATGGTTCTCATTATAAATGTATTTATTGGTTTGCCGTACCCCTTGCCGGAAAAGATTTTCCAAAATATAATTCTCAGCAGATATGTAAAGGGTGGAATCCTGAGCTACTTTTCTTTTGGAATATTTTTTAACCGATGTCAGCCGGTTAGCAGGATCATAAGTAAATTTTTCAGTGTAATCCACCCGGCGGGTATTCCTGGATTTGCTGTTGTTATATATTACCCGCGATAAAAGTAAGTTGTCGTTGTAATACTCATCTATTACCCTGTATTTCCGCTGGGAAGTGTTGTAAGTTGTTTTCCGCACAAGCGTATCAGAATAATCAAACTGTGTGATATAATTTCCCCGGCTATTGGTCATCACCAGCAGTTTTAATCGCTCATTACAGTATTTTGCTTCACGTCGGAAAGAGCCATCCATATTGGCGATTTCAATATTTGTGAGACTATCCGCTTTAGAGACCTTAAATGTCACCGATAAATGATCATTATAAAATGAATTGATTTGAAATTTTTCAGGATATAATGAAGATGAAAACACTAAAGGGATATTATTTTGAATTTCACGGGCTACGATTCCCTGGAATCCCAGATGATTCTGATCCTTTTTGGGCTTCTCCCTGAAGTATATCTCCTGGTCAGTATTCGTATACGTCCCATAAAAATACCATCCGGGCACTGCTACAAATACCGGGACAACCTTTTCGGTGGCGTCAAACATTTGTGATTGAACAATACTTTTCAATTCATTCCCGATGTATGACTGGGCATAGGCTTGAACTGCGAGAAAGAAATAAATAATTCCGAATATTACATGCTTCATGAGGTAAAGTTTATTACATACATATTAAAATATAACACTTGTAAATAAACCAGCAGAACTAAAAGATACCCGCTATTAAACTCCAATAGATCTCTCATAACCGATTCAAAGAGATGGTAATTAGCAAATGTTGCCTGTTTTCTTTGTACCAAGGGGATCTTAACTTAAAATTTTTATTAATTTTTTTGAAAGTAAAAACCTAAGGTATTTCTTTTATTTGGGTTTTTTTGATTTGACAGTGAAAAAATTCATTAAAACTTGGAATTAACCCCTACCTTAAACCTTAACACTATCATTCTTTTATTATCAAACCCCTCGATACTCCCAAAATACCATCTAACAAACTTCTTTGTAAAACTCCACTTTTCAACTGCCTGAATATATACAAAACCCTGAAAACACAGTTATGGGTCAGTATTCTTCTACCACCATGATCACTTGAGGTTCCAATCTGGTACCTCAAATCACTTCATTCCAGGTCACCACCGCCAGCCTCTTCCGTCCATCCATTTTAATGCTTACCGGCGAGGGAAAACGCACATGCCGGAAGAAGGTGGTACTATTGATAAGTTCCTGCTTCTTCAGGAATTCATAATCAATAAAACTGTTGCCCAATTCAGGCTGCACGGAGAAATACCCCACATTCATGGAGGTTACATTATGGAAGAAGTGGGAACCACTGCTGGCATCCAGGGGATAGCCTTCAAGACTGGTTTCTACAATCACCTTGGCATTACTGATCTGCGGCCAGTTCACAGGAATACCGATCCAGCGGTCGCGGGTGCCCCATCGGCCCGGACCTATCAGGACATATTTTCGGTTTTCCTTTTTCATCAGGGTATTGAGGGCATCAATCTCACGGGCCATATCTTCAGTCCTGCTCTTATCAAAAGTTTCGGTATCCACAAAAATCACATCCATTACGTCGCTGATCATTCCATTGCCCATCCCTTTATTTGATAGTAAGATCATAGAGTCGCGGCTGATCTCGGATAACTCCACATTATAGTCCTGCTCAGCACCAATGAGGGGCTTGATTTGAAGGAGGTAGAAGGTGGTCTTATAATCCGCATCACGGTTGAGGTCGATGGCAAATTCAATTTCCACCGGCGTACCCATCGCTTCCTTGACAATATCGAGCACGGTTTCAATGGTCTTGGCCATGGGCATATACTCATACTTCAGGATATTTGAGAAATTGATGATCCTGGGCCCGGGCGTGGTGATACCTGGGATGATACGCTGATTATCGGGATCATAAACTGAAGCCAGGTGTTTCATGGTTCCATGCCGTTCAGCTTCATCGATGTCCAGTTCCCTGAGGCCTGCCATTTCTCCGTCCAGGAGGTTCACCTCCTTTTTGGCCAGGTCCACCGCAATGAATTTTACCTGGGAGTTTTTAAACAGGTCCTTGGGACTGAAATTCTCAGTGGCCGGATATTTAGGTGAAAACCGATAGGCACTACCCCCATCTACCACGAACTTTCCAAGACCGAGTGCCGCCACTGCAAAACCTTCCTCAGGTTTCATGTGTCCAAATGGATAATAATTATAAGACTGTGCTACCCCGCTGATATGAGGATAATACACATCTTCAAATGTATTTCCCACAACCTCCTGGAGAACAATGGCCATCTTTTCCTCTTCCAGCTTATAATTGATGGCTTCAATATAACCGCGGGCTTCAGGAGAATAAACCGATGCATACACCAGCCGGATGGCATCCATCAGCTGCTTAAGCCTGACATTGATATCAGGGTGATTGTTTGGCAGCAGGTAAGTTTCGAAAATACCGGCAAAAGGCTGTGACAAGGAATCTTCAAACATCCCGGAAGAACGCACTGCCAGTGGCTTTTCGATTTGTTTGAGCAGCACCCTCAGCCTTCGGATCAGGGTATCGGTGAGGGAACCCTCGACAAATGCCCGCTTGATCTCATCGTAGGATTGGATGGTATTTACCTTATCGTATAATTTATTGCGTTCCATGAAATACTCAAACTCATCCGTCCCGATGATGGAAGTCTTGGGAGAACGGATGTTGATATTGGGCACATGGACAGAAAAATCGTAATTATAGATCAGGGAATTAATAAAGGCAAGTCCCCTGCCCTTTCCCCCCAATAAACCGGGAACCAGGCTTACCACATTATGTTCATCGGTAATGGCGGATTCCTCGAAGGGAATAATCTTCCCCATATTTTGTTCGTTGCGGAACTGCTGGATCACATCGAGCAGGTAAACGCGCAATTCCCCTGGACTCTGGAAGTCGGTAACCTTTTGCGGATTGATGATCCTTGCCACTTGTATCTCACCCCTGGCCATAAGCCAAAGGGAGAAATGGTCTTTCCGGGCATGATAGATCAGGGATTCGTCAGGGATGGTGCGCAACTGGTTCTCAAATTCCCTGAGTGATTTGGCCAGTGCTATCTGGTGGCCGTCCTTGTCGCGATAGATAAAGTTCCCGAAACCCAGGTAGTGCATAATGAAACTCTTGAAATCCTGGGAGAGGCTCTCGGAGTTCTTATCGATGAAGGTAGCCCTTAGTTCATAGGCCTGTGTGGCATTTTCCAGGTCCGACGACTGAATAATTGTGGGCAGGTCCCGAAGATTTTCCCTTACATAACTCACCAGTTTAAAGCCTGCATGTTCATCGGTTTTACCCCCTCTTTGAAATTTCACATCAGAGATAAGGCAAAGCATATAATCCTTATAATCATTGATAATATCCATGGCTTCCTCATAGTTGGCAGCCAGGAGGATCTTGGATCGGGCACGAAGGCGCAATACCTTATATAGTTCATCAGTGCTCACATCATCGATAATGCGGCGGGTCTGATCCATCACGATACCATATAATAAAGGAAGGTAGCGCGAATAGTATTGAGGACTGTCTTCCACCAGCAGGATGACACGTACCAGCCCGACTCTTGTGTCGTTATCTACATTTATCTGGTCTTCAAGAAGTTTGATCATGGCGAAGAACACTTTGCTTTCACCATTCCAAACGAAGATGCGGTCGATGGCACCGAATTTCTGCTTCTCACTGACGAAGAATTCCACATCCGTGTTATTGTTGAGGAGCATGAAGACCGGAATATACGGGAATGCTTGTTTGAGCTCCCTTGAGAGGGTGACCGGCATGCCCTTGTCAACACCCACCATAAAGATTACCAGGTCGAAATGCTTACTGTTCAGCTGTTCAAAAGCTTCTTCTGCTGAAGATACCCCTGTAATACGTGGGACAGAGGTAAGGCTAAGCTGGTGATATTCACCCAGCACATATTCCGAGAATCGCCCTTCCCGCTCGATGCTGTATGCGTCGTAAAGATTGGCTACCAGAAGAATCTCTTTTACCTTGAAAGGCATAAGGTCGTGGTAGATATCGCGGTTATAGTTATTCTTGTTGAGAAATCGTTGCAGGAGTTGCCGGCCGGGCAG
It includes:
- a CDS encoding pyruvate, phosphate dikinase; amino-acid sequence: MPFKVKEILLVANLYDAYSIEREGRFSEYVLGEYHQLSLTSVPRITGVSSAEEAFEQLNSKHFDLVIFMVGVDKGMPVTLSRELKQAFPYIPVFMLLNNNTDVEFFVSEKQKFGAIDRIFVWNGESKVFFAMIKLLEDQINVDNDTRVGLVRVILLVEDSPQYYSRYLPLLYGIVMDQTRRIIDDVSTDELYKVLRLRARSKILLAANYEEAMDIINDYKDYMLCLISDVKFQRGGKTDEHAGFKLVSYVRENLRDLPTIIQSSDLENATQAYELRATFIDKNSESLSQDFKSFIMHYLGFGNFIYRDKDGHQIALAKSLREFENQLRTIPDESLIYHARKDHFSLWLMARGEIQVARIINPQKVTDFQSPGELRVYLLDVIQQFRNEQNMGKIIPFEESAITDEHNVVSLVPGLLGGKGRGLAFINSLIYNYDFSVHVPNINIRSPKTSIIGTDEFEYFMERNKLYDKVNTIQSYDEIKRAFVEGSLTDTLIRRLRVLLKQIEKPLAVRSSGMFEDSLSQPFAGIFETYLLPNNHPDINVRLKQLMDAIRLVYASVYSPEARGYIEAINYKLEEEKMAIVLQEVVGNTFEDVYYPHISGVAQSYNYYPFGHMKPEEGFAVAALGLGKFVVDGGSAYRFSPKYPATENFSPKDLFKNSQVKFIAVDLAKKEVNLLDGEMAGLRELDIDEAERHGTMKHLASVYDPDNQRIIPGITTPGPRIINFSNILKYEYMPMAKTIETVLDIVKEAMGTPVEIEFAIDLNRDADYKTTFYLLQIKPLIGAEQDYNVELSEISRDSMILLSNKGMGNGMISDVMDVIFVDTETFDKSRTEDMAREIDALNTLMKKENRKYVLIGPGRWGTRDRWIGIPVNWPQISNAKVIVETSLEGYPLDASSGSHFFHNVTSMNVGYFSVQPELGNSFIDYEFLKKQELINSTTFFRHVRFPSPVSIKMDGRKRLAVVTWNEVI